The window ACAATGCAGTTGATTATCTTGCTCATCATCATAAACAACAAATTGATTGTCGAAAAAATTTGTCGGACATAGAAAAAGAAGCGGAAAAAAGAGCAATAGATACCCAAAGTGAATTCTTAAAACAAGGAATCAAAGAAACATTTAAAGCACAGGCCCTGCTTCTTTGACATGAATATCAATTTTCTTGCTTCACTCAACAATAAGCAGTTAACGGCTTTGACCGAGCTGTTCAACGGCCAACATGTATTCCAGCCAGAAGTCGATACAAATACGGTCGCCGCCTTGTTCATGTGCAGGCTCAAAGAACCGTTGGTCGTTTGCAATGCCCGTACCCTCTGTTACATTTTCCACATCTTGAGCGAAGAGCGGTTAATCACTCCCATTTGGCAAGCCGTAGCAGCAAAGAATAAGTGCTTCGCATCGCTCAACGGCAAGCCCATAAGCCGCAACACGCTCTCAAGTGCAAAGTATTGCGCAATCAATTCCGACTCTCCCTACAGAGCCTACCTTATCAAAAGCTACATCGGCATCCTAAAAAACACCAAATAGCCCTTACAGCATCCCCGCAAGGACTTTTTATCCAGCCAAGAGTGAGCGAGAGTGAGCATATGAGAACAATCCGCCTCAATCACCCTTATATTTGCCGCTGATAATTTATTCCATGTCTAACTAAAAAACTACTTATGGAACATGAAATCAGTATGGAGCAGCGGCTGAACCGCATCGAGCAGTTGCTCGCAGGGCAGAAAAATGTCCTCACTTTCGACGAGGCTTGCACCTACACCGGAATCTCCCGAACTTACATGTACAAGCTCACCTGCGGGAGCCGTATCCCGCATTACAAACCCAACGGCAAAAACATCTATTTCGACCGGGCGGAGTTGGAGCACTGACTGCTCCAGAACCGGATCAAGCCTGCCGCAGAGATCGAGCAGGAGGCAGCCAATTACGTGGTAAATTCCAAGACCTAAAGACGGGATCAGCAACTATCGCCGACCTCGCCCTACGAGATTATGCGGATCTCTTCGGGCGAAGGTCGGCGAATCTTTCCAACGGCCCACGCTCCCCATCAGGCAACAATAAAGTAGGGTGGCAAGTTTGTGTTTTCGTAAACGAAAACGGGGCTTGCTCCCGCTGGTCGGCGCGGCATCCCGTTGGTCTAATCATTAAAATCGAATCTATGAAACGTGAATTGAACAAAGGCGGCCGTCCGGTGTTGGAAGCCGCCCAAAGACAGAAGTACATCGTCAGCGCAAGGCTCGACAGCGAACACTATTTCCGGCTGAAGAAGTTAGCCCGCATATCGGGCTGCCGTCCGTCCGAGATCATCCGGCAGCTTATCGGGCGCGGGTGAGTGCGTGAGCGGATGCGTCCGGAACATCTGAATTATATGACGCAGTTGAAAGGCATTGCCCGCAACCTCAATCAACTCACACGCTCGGCCAATGCCGGCGGGTTTACGACGGTAATTGTGTCCCACACGGCAATCATTACCGAGATCGAGGACTTTCTAAAACAGGTGCGCCATGATCGGTAAGATTATCGCCGGATCATCCTTTGGTGCGACGGTCGGCTATGTAATGAAAGAGCAGTCGCGGATATTGGGATTCGAAGGTATTGAGCCGCCGGGCGTGCAGGATATGGTGCGCGATTTCAAAGACCAGACGCTATTGAATCCCCGGATCAAAAATGCGGTCGGACATATATCGTTATCCTTCTCCCCGAAAGATGCCGACCGGCTGACCGACCCGGTTATGGCGCAGATTGCACGCGAGTATATGGAGCGCATGGGGATTCGGAACACGCAGTTTTTGATTGTCCGGCACACGGATCAAGCGCATCCGCATTGTCATATTGTCTACAACCGGGTCGGAAACAACGGGCAGACCATATTGGACAAGAATATCAAAATCCGAAACAGCAAGGTTTGCAAGGAGCTTACAGCCAAATACGGGCTTTACTACCCAAGAGGCAAGGAGCAGGTACGGCGCGAACGGTTGCGCGAGCCGGACAAGACCAAGTACACCATTTACGACGCTATCCGGGGTTGTCTGCCCGGCTGCAAGTCGTGGGGCGATCTGGAGAAACGATTGCAGGAACGAGGTATTACGACCACATTCAAGTATTGCGGCAATACCGACCGCAGGCAGGGCGTATTGTTTGGTATGAGCGGCTACACCTTTTCCGGCTCGAAGATCGACCGGGCTTTCAGCTTCTCCAAGTTAGACCGTCATTTCTCGCAGGCACAGCGGATCGTTACTCCCATCGTACAGCCCCGCTATTCGGCGCAGGCGATCGGGAATTTATCGGTAGCAGTTAGCCATTACCGTTCGGCGGTCACCGGGCTGTTCGGCAGTCGCGGTAATTCGGGCGAATCCGTCGATTTGGGCGGCTTCGGCGTGGCGGACGGTGTAACTTTACCGCCGGGCGGGTATTGCGGCTCAATCGCCCCGGAACAAATGCAGCGGCAGATCGGAGAATCCCACGAAGAACACATAGCCCGCGTTACGGCTTTGATCCGGCAGGCAACCGAAGCGATGCTGGTCGAGCAGATGGAGCGCAGCCGAAGAATCCGGGAACAGCGAACCAAGAAACGTCAAATTAAAATACATCGTTAAAGTATGGCAGAAGAAAAAACAGTCGCATTGGATTGCGACCAATACGAAGATTTCAAGGAAGAGTTTATCAAGGCTTTCAAGGCCGAGATTGCAAAGCTACAGGGCGGCGGCGATAATACAGCTCTGATGCAACGAATCGACGAGATAGCCCGTGTGCAGAATCTTTCGGCGGAGCAGATCACCAATTTTATCAACCGCATCGGGCAGATCGACATTAAACCCGTGGTCGAGGTACAGCCGCCCGACATGACGGACGTAAACAGGGCTTTCGGAAAGATCAACGTCAGCACGGAGATACTCGCCGAAGCAATGAAGCGGATAAATGCCGAGGTAAAGGGTGCATTAAGCGACGAGAAGATCAAAAAGGCGGTACAGCTGTTCGTAAGCCGCGAGGTGGAGAAATACAAAGAGATGTTAGACGGTCATTGGTCACGTATAAACAGTACGTTAGATCATTTGCTGCATCGGATTCCCTACAATTACGACATCAACAAACGGTTAGTTCGGGCGTGTGTATGACTGGCTCTGACTGCCGGGCTATCCGTTGTGGGAAATATTTGGCAGGCCGTGAACAATCGGCAATACCGCAAGAATGATTGGAAATACCGATATATGCAGGCTGTCTGGCACGGAGAAATGCAACTCATTACCGACCTCGACCGGGTGTTCGAACAAGGCGAGGATAAGAACATCGACGTGGTGAAAAGAGAGGTCAGGCAGTATGAAAAAGAGATCAAGAAACGCGGCGCGGCAGTCGTAAACCAAGAGCGGACAAAGGCCGAAAAAGAGAAAACGCAGAAAACAAAGGCCAAGAAAAAGTAGGATGACAGAAAAGGGGCTTGCGGGATCGTCAATGATCCTGCAAGTCCCCTTTTCGTTCGGATGATTGGCCGTTTATTGCCGTTCGCTCAATTCTTTATATAGCTCCAGCCGCAGGCCGCACAGGTTTTCGATAATCCCGCCCGCTTTGCGGACGCGCTCCATATGTATCTCCAACTTTTGCGGTGCGATGTCGAACCGAATGCCATAGGGAGACTTCATCAGAAAACTCTTCAGACGCGGCAGCGTGAAGATGTTTTCGATATGGGTGTCGTCGAAAGCAAGCATCAACTTCGTGGAAAGCGTCCGCATCCGGTCGTGCATGATGACTGGATCGTGGCTGTCGAACTCCAGACCGTGATAGACGTAGTAAAGCGTGTGATAGAAATAGACCATTGCCTGCGCCGAGAACTGCGCGGCCAGACGCATATTACGGCTCTCGCTGAAAGCGTCCTGCGCCTGTTCAAGCAGTTCATTGCCCTGCGTGCGGAACGTGTCGAAATGGAATTTAGCGTCGGCATACGCCTTGGCGAAGTCGATCGGGTGCTTCGGACGCTGAAAATGGTAACTGTCGCTACAATACAGCAACTCGCCTTCGGCATGGGCAAAGAAGAGGAACGGCGTTGAGTTCGATTCGACATAGCTCAACGTCATGATGTAAAGATTGATGTAGGTAATCTTCCGGCAGCTGTACGGCACTTTGTAGCGCAGGATGCGTTTGGTCTGCATCCAATCGTATTCCGGGGTTTCACGAACGACCATCAGCAGATCATATGCCATTGCGTCGCTATGCGGCGTGCCGCCGACCAATTTACCGAAAAGCAGGATATATTCGGGATCGAAATAGCCGTCCGTTAGGCAGTGGACGATCCGGGCGGCTTCGGCAGGATCGTAAAGTGGTTCGGCGGGCTGTTCGAGTGCAAGGGCTATGCGTTGTGCAGAGTTTTCCTGCACGAGGTTTTGATTCGTTTCCATTTGATTGATTGTTAGAAATTTGACATAGTAAGGGCTGTCCTTATCACCGCATTTCGGCAATAAAGAGAATAACGATTTGGTTAGCAGTTACTTGCTAATCTGGCGGGTGGAAATGGAAACGAATAAAGAGATTGCACGGCGGGAACCGCCTGCGGCTGGCCTTACGGCGTGTCTGCGTCGGAACGCGGACGGGATACATGGTTCGCATAAATAAAAAAAGGATGCGCAGCTGCGAACCATATATCCCCCTTTTACAGGCTCAATAAAGTGCCGTTCGCGGGTCGCTAAACCCCAACGACTCTACGCATACCTTTTCTAATGCGGTTGCTTTATTGAGCACCGACAGTAAAAGTTGTAGAAATATATGATTCGCAGGAACAAAGATAAGAAAAATTCGATGTAATTTTGCAATTACTATATAACTTTTAACCCGTTGGTTGAATTAAAATAAAGCATCTTTAACAAGACCAATTTTACGATGGTTACAGAAGTTGATGTATTGCAGCACGGTCATAGCAGCGATTTTTGCGGCAGTACGTGTAAACAGTCCGCCTGTCTGCTTTGCATAATTGCGTACCATCATGAATTGGTCGTTAAGTTGAGAGAAAACGGTTTCGATTCGCTTCCTGAAACGCCTGTAAGCCCACGAAGGATTTCTCCAATTCTTTTGGTTCAAGCGATACGGGACTTCAAGCTTGATATGAGCCGTTTCGAAAAGGTCTTGTTGCACCTCAGCACTTAAATACCCCTTATCTCCAAGCATAAGACAGTCGTGATAATCCCACTTTGCATCATCCAGATAATGTATATCATGAACATTTGCAGCCGTTATATCATAAGAGTGAATAACACCACTTATTCCACAGATAGCGTGGAGCTTATACCCATAGTAATACATTTGTTGGGAGGCGCAAAAGCCTTTGGAAGGTGCGCTTTGCGGATTATCATTTCCCATAACGCAACGCTTGGCTCGTGCCAGCTGGCATACTTTGACAGGCTTGGAGTCTATCACAAAGACATTTTCCCCACCGTCTATGCTCTTGGCAATATCCCTGCGGATGTCTTCTGCAAGACAAGCCGTGAGTTTGCGACGGACGTTGAACTGTCTTCTGGATATAAGGTTAGGGATATGTTCGGGAGATTCAGCCAATCTTTAAAAGAGGTTGTTCTCGCTGTCATAACCGAATGCTTCGGCTGTAAGAGAAAGAGCTATAACTTCCAAATCAGAAAAGGTGGGAATAACTCCACGGCGAGATACATTGCCATGTTCATTTACACGATTTCCTGCAAATTTCTTGCAGATGTCGTTGATTTTTGTGAATTTTTCGATGAAGTTGTGCATACGACGGTTTGAACTCAATAGTTTGGATGCTATTAAGTTACTAAAAACCAGAAATATGCACAACCTTTCATTTGTCATTTTACTAACTTTTTAATTCAACCAACGGGTAACTTTTAATAAAGTTTATCAATGGATACAACACTAATGTCAGAATACGTCGAATTGCATAAAAAAATCATAGAAAAACTATATAGATATGTGGAATATCATTATTTTGATGCAAATGATGCACCTCAATTACTCTCAAAAAATGACGCTGTTATTGCAGGGAATTTTGCCCGATTAATTAAACTAAATGTTTCAATATTGCAACATGTATGCGAATGCAAAGGTGAAATATTAATGATCTTATTAAGATGCTATATTGAAACATATGTCAATATTAAATATTTCTTATCAACGGACAACACCGTCAAAGAAGCTTACATAAAGGATTCGTTATCCAACGAAGTAAAATTCTCAGAAACAATAAAAACAAATATAACCAATAGAGATGGAAATATTCTGGATATTGAAAAAAGGATGATAGATTCAATTAACAAGGCTTTCTCAATATCAGGTTATCAAGATAAAAAGGTTAGCCGCAATTATCAGTGGAAAAGCATTAAAGAGCGAGTTAAAATTGTTGTTAATGATAAAGATACATTTTACAATGGACTGATAGGTATGTCGAGTCACTCTATTCATGGTAAATGGCAAGATATTCTTAAATATAATCTATTTTTGAAAGAAAATGATAAATTTTC of the Alistipes senegalensis JC50 genome contains:
- a CDS encoding helix-turn-helix domain-containing protein — translated: MEHEISMEQRLNRIEQLLAGQKNVLTFDEACTYTGISRTYMYKLTCGSRIPHYKPNGKNIYFDRAELEH
- the mobC gene encoding plasmid mobilization relaxosome protein MobC — encoded protein: MTQLKGIARNLNQLTRSANAGGFTTVIVSHTAIITEIEDFLKQVRHDR
- a CDS encoding relaxase/mobilization nuclease domain-containing protein: MIGKIIAGSSFGATVGYVMKEQSRILGFEGIEPPGVQDMVRDFKDQTLLNPRIKNAVGHISLSFSPKDADRLTDPVMAQIAREYMERMGIRNTQFLIVRHTDQAHPHCHIVYNRVGNNGQTILDKNIKIRNSKVCKELTAKYGLYYPRGKEQVRRERLREPDKTKYTIYDAIRGCLPGCKSWGDLEKRLQERGITTTFKYCGNTDRRQGVLFGMSGYTFSGSKIDRAFSFSKLDRHFSQAQRIVTPIVQPRYSAQAIGNLSVAVSHYRSAVTGLFGSRGNSGESVDLGGFGVADGVTLPPGGYCGSIAPEQMQRQIGESHEEHIARVTALIRQATEAMLVEQMERSRRIREQRTKKRQIKIHR
- a CDS encoding DUF5677 domain-containing protein, which translates into the protein MDTTLMSEYVELHKKIIEKLYRYVEYHYFDANDAPQLLSKNDAVIAGNFARLIKLNVSILQHVCECKGEILMILLRCYIETYVNIKYFLSTDNTVKEAYIKDSLSNEVKFSETIKTNITNRDGNILDIEKRMIDSINKAFSISGYQDKKVSRNYQWKSIKERVKIVVNDKDTFYNGLIGMSSHSIHGKWQDILKYNLFLKENDKFSINIEWTSPQPQLMDCVIWANIDLLDVIKGASEITIDEYKQQLISLISRHEESLKNTHNTSK